From Oreochromis niloticus isolate F11D_XX linkage group LG1, O_niloticus_UMD_NMBU, whole genome shotgun sequence, a single genomic window includes:
- the lrrc49 gene encoding leucine-rich repeat-containing protein 49 isoform X1 gives MEQDLAEGKIIRSHKQNTGEKWMFLTPMINSCKLHLTTEKSLVPARAQAMSDSQDHVKETFNHSDLENSLHGGIQKRAVQELFASDKCTYSQKVLLSGAAVSDAAYKARHKARRQTQCTGETFGQNALKNAKPAGDFPGCNYSAVPGFLSTQLPFTSSFQRIDLERQSLEECPQLDFVKELQFLNLQHNLITKIQHLSHLQQLVLLNLHDNHISDMTGIEVLRSLRILILGKNRIHEICCLDSLSKLNMLDLHDNQICRIENVSHLSELRVLNLAGNNISKVENLQGLDSLTELNLQQNCISVVTRQHAVCVCVCVCACAGWMGMLHAGAESCKTEVDHLPLLQRLFLSCNNITSFDQLACLGESCSLSELTLDGNPVALETWYKQAVLRCVLHLRQLDMKRITDEDRRMAGVQARKEEEKKKESHKQTIHKEKRRLAIRNAAQQWEGVRACLELPSTNGAKEEVSPENSPAHSPAQTNGLTQEPSPDEPRRVSPGSGPERPSGGTEIRLQTNSRPNSPRDPKLVEAGSGSVQSLSLSDSHLAELDGDTLRLFGLGALEALERGWGVQTAGAVTVITFRYISFDAIVPTLPRIRVKFPNLSHMIFLETNISRLPQLAALAQVRRLDQLTIHPDGNPVVSLTLWRSFVIYRLHHFNLQRINGLEVTMNDVIAAERVFGTLGHIAATETPRCRLLLLLEESRKRQLQFLLEGRGRRAGLSPEELRDNGKLLGEGLSRALFNYPSRDCSAESPEEGSVESSERATMVEQYLQELVQSASDTNLKGEALHKLWPSMFAEMVRDCVLEMRDRAAFRQASLAKLSETK, from the exons ATGGAGCAGGATTTAGCCGAGGGTAAAATCATCCGCTCTCATAAACAGAACACAGGCGAAAAATGGATGTTTCTCACCCCTATG ATCAACAGCTGCAAGTTGCACCTCACGACTGAGAAATCTCTCGTGCCAGCGAGAGCACAAGCGATG AGTGACTCTCAAGATCatgtaaaagaaacatttaaccACTCTGACCTAG AAAACAGTTTACATGGAGGCATCCAGAAAAGAGCTGTCCAGGAACTATTTGCAAGTGACAAATGTACATATAGTCAAAAAGTGCTGCTCAGTGGAGCTGCTGTTTCAGATGCTGCATACAAAGCAAGACACAAAGCAAGGAGACAAACCCAGTGTACGGGGGAAACTTTTGGCCAGAATGccttaaaaaatgcaaaacccGCAG GTGATTTTCCTGGATGTAATTACAGTGCTGTGCCTGGTTTTCTCTCCACTCAATTGCCTTTCACATCCAGTTTTCAACGAATTGACTTGGAAAG ACAATCTCTGGAGGAATGCCCACAGTTGGACTTTGTAAAAGAACTGCAGTTTCTCAACCTTCAGCACAATCTAATTACAAAGATCCAACATTTGTCACATTTGCAGCAGCTGGTTTTACTGAATTTGCATGACAATCACATCAGTGACATGACCGGCATTGAAGTTCTGAGGTCTCTCAGGATCCTCATACTGGGGAAGAACAG AATTCATGAAATCTGCTGCCTGGACAGCTTGTCTAAACTGAATATGTTGGATTTGCATGACAATCAG ATCTGCAGGATAGAAAATGTATCTCATCTGAGTGAATTAAGAGTGTTGAACCTAGCAGGAAACAACATCTCCAAAGTGGAAAACTTGCAGGGTCTTGACTCTTTGACTGAACTGAACCTACAGCAGAACTGCATCTCTGTTGTG ACAAGGCAGcatgctgtatgtgtgtgtgtatgtgtgtgtgcatgcgcagGGTGGATGGGGATGCTGCATGCTGGAGCTGAGAGCTGCAAG ACTGAGGTGGACCATCTGCCCTTGTTGCAGCGCCTCTTTCTCAGCTGCAACAACATCACCAG TTTTGACCAGCTAGCCTGCCTTGGAGAGTCGTGCTCCCTTTCTGAGCTCACGCTGGATGGGAATCCTGTAGCCCTGGAGACATGGTACAAGCAGGCCGTCCTGCGCTGTGTGCTTCATCTCAGACAGCTGGACATGAAGCGCATCACA GACGAGGATCGGCGCATGGCAGGTGTACAGGCTCgaaaagaggaggaaaagaagaaggagaGTCACAAGCAGACCATTCATAAG GAGAAGCGGCGTCTAGCAATCCGTAATGCTGCACAGCAGTGGGAGGGTGTCAGGGCCTGCCTGGAGCTCCCATCCACAAATGGCGCTAAAGAAGAAGTCAGTCCAGAGAACAGCCCTGCTCACAGCCCCGCCCAGACCAATGGCCTTACACAGGAACCTTCCCCTGATGAACCAAG GCGGGTAAGCCCAGGTTCAGGACCAGAGCGGCCGTCAGGGGGAACAGAAATCAGACTCCAGACCAACAGCCGTCCAAACAGCCCACGAGACCCCAA GCTTGTGGAGGCAGGGAGTGGCAGTGTTCAAAGCTTGTCCTTGTCTGACAGTCACCTGGCAGAGCTGGATGGAGACACCCTGCGTTTATTTGGACTTGGAGCCCTGGAGgccctggagaggggctggggTGTTCAGACTGCTGGTGCTGTCACTGTAATAACCTTCCGCTACATCAGCTTTGATGCCATAGTACCAACACTGCCACGAATAAGAGTCAAGTTCCCAAATCTGTCG CATATGATCTTCTTGGAAACCAACATCAGCCGTCTGCCGCAGCTGGCAGCCCTGGCTCAGGTGAGGCGCCTAGACCAGCTGACCATACACCCAGATGGCAACCCAGTGGTCAGTTTGACTCTTTGGCGCTCCTTTGTCATCTATCGTCTTCACCACTTCAACCTGCAGAGAATCAATGGCCTGGAG GTGACCATGAACGATGTGATCGCTGCAGAACGTGTGTTTGGAACACTGGGCCATATAGCAGCCACCGAAACTCCACGTTGCCGGCTCCTTCTGCTGCTTGAGGAGTCCAG GAAGCGGCAGTTGCAGTTCCTGTTGGAGGGCCGTGGCCGGCGGGCAGGACTCAGTCCAGAGGAGCTGCGTGATAATGGGAAACTCCTAGGAGAAGGCCTGAGCAGAGCATTGTTTAACTATCCAAGCAGAGACTGCAGTGCAGAGAGCCCTGAG GAGGGCAGTGTGGAGTCGTCAGAGCGTGCTACTATGGTAGAGCAGTACCTACAGGAGTTGGTCCAAAGTGCATCAGACACCAACCTGAAGGGCGAGGCTTTACACAAGCTCTGGCCTTCCATGTTTGCAGAGATGGTGAGAGACTGTGTCTTGGAGATGAGGGACCGAGCGGCCTTCCGCCAAGCCAGCCTGGCAAAGCTCTCTGAGACCAAGTGA
- the lrrc49 gene encoding leucine-rich repeat-containing protein 49 isoform X2, with amino-acid sequence MEQDLAEGKIIRSHKQNTGEKWMFLTPMINSCKLHLTTEKSLVPARAQAMSDSQDHVKETFNHSDLENSLHGGIQKRAVQELFASDKCTYSQKVLLSGAAVSDAAYKARHKARRQTQCTGETFGQNALKNAKPAGDFPGCNYSAVPGFLSTQLPFTSSFQRIDLERQSLEECPQLDFVKELQFLNLQHNLITKIQHLSHLQQLVLLNLHDNHISDMTGIEVLRSLRILILGKNRIHEICCLDSLSKLNMLDLHDNQICRIENVSHLSELRVLNLAGNNISKVENLQGLDSLTELNLQQNCISVVTEVDHLPLLQRLFLSCNNITSFDQLACLGESCSLSELTLDGNPVALETWYKQAVLRCVLHLRQLDMKRITDEDRRMAGVQARKEEEKKKESHKQTIHKEKRRLAIRNAAQQWEGVRACLELPSTNGAKEEVSPENSPAHSPAQTNGLTQEPSPDEPRRVSPGSGPERPSGGTEIRLQTNSRPNSPRDPKLVEAGSGSVQSLSLSDSHLAELDGDTLRLFGLGALEALERGWGVQTAGAVTVITFRYISFDAIVPTLPRIRVKFPNLSHMIFLETNISRLPQLAALAQVRRLDQLTIHPDGNPVVSLTLWRSFVIYRLHHFNLQRINGLEVTMNDVIAAERVFGTLGHIAATETPRCRLLLLLEESRKRQLQFLLEGRGRRAGLSPEELRDNGKLLGEGLSRALFNYPSRDCSAESPEEGSVESSERATMVEQYLQELVQSASDTNLKGEALHKLWPSMFAEMVRDCVLEMRDRAAFRQASLAKLSETK; translated from the exons ATGGAGCAGGATTTAGCCGAGGGTAAAATCATCCGCTCTCATAAACAGAACACAGGCGAAAAATGGATGTTTCTCACCCCTATG ATCAACAGCTGCAAGTTGCACCTCACGACTGAGAAATCTCTCGTGCCAGCGAGAGCACAAGCGATG AGTGACTCTCAAGATCatgtaaaagaaacatttaaccACTCTGACCTAG AAAACAGTTTACATGGAGGCATCCAGAAAAGAGCTGTCCAGGAACTATTTGCAAGTGACAAATGTACATATAGTCAAAAAGTGCTGCTCAGTGGAGCTGCTGTTTCAGATGCTGCATACAAAGCAAGACACAAAGCAAGGAGACAAACCCAGTGTACGGGGGAAACTTTTGGCCAGAATGccttaaaaaatgcaaaacccGCAG GTGATTTTCCTGGATGTAATTACAGTGCTGTGCCTGGTTTTCTCTCCACTCAATTGCCTTTCACATCCAGTTTTCAACGAATTGACTTGGAAAG ACAATCTCTGGAGGAATGCCCACAGTTGGACTTTGTAAAAGAACTGCAGTTTCTCAACCTTCAGCACAATCTAATTACAAAGATCCAACATTTGTCACATTTGCAGCAGCTGGTTTTACTGAATTTGCATGACAATCACATCAGTGACATGACCGGCATTGAAGTTCTGAGGTCTCTCAGGATCCTCATACTGGGGAAGAACAG AATTCATGAAATCTGCTGCCTGGACAGCTTGTCTAAACTGAATATGTTGGATTTGCATGACAATCAG ATCTGCAGGATAGAAAATGTATCTCATCTGAGTGAATTAAGAGTGTTGAACCTAGCAGGAAACAACATCTCCAAAGTGGAAAACTTGCAGGGTCTTGACTCTTTGACTGAACTGAACCTACAGCAGAACTGCATCTCTGTTGTG ACTGAGGTGGACCATCTGCCCTTGTTGCAGCGCCTCTTTCTCAGCTGCAACAACATCACCAG TTTTGACCAGCTAGCCTGCCTTGGAGAGTCGTGCTCCCTTTCTGAGCTCACGCTGGATGGGAATCCTGTAGCCCTGGAGACATGGTACAAGCAGGCCGTCCTGCGCTGTGTGCTTCATCTCAGACAGCTGGACATGAAGCGCATCACA GACGAGGATCGGCGCATGGCAGGTGTACAGGCTCgaaaagaggaggaaaagaagaaggagaGTCACAAGCAGACCATTCATAAG GAGAAGCGGCGTCTAGCAATCCGTAATGCTGCACAGCAGTGGGAGGGTGTCAGGGCCTGCCTGGAGCTCCCATCCACAAATGGCGCTAAAGAAGAAGTCAGTCCAGAGAACAGCCCTGCTCACAGCCCCGCCCAGACCAATGGCCTTACACAGGAACCTTCCCCTGATGAACCAAG GCGGGTAAGCCCAGGTTCAGGACCAGAGCGGCCGTCAGGGGGAACAGAAATCAGACTCCAGACCAACAGCCGTCCAAACAGCCCACGAGACCCCAA GCTTGTGGAGGCAGGGAGTGGCAGTGTTCAAAGCTTGTCCTTGTCTGACAGTCACCTGGCAGAGCTGGATGGAGACACCCTGCGTTTATTTGGACTTGGAGCCCTGGAGgccctggagaggggctggggTGTTCAGACTGCTGGTGCTGTCACTGTAATAACCTTCCGCTACATCAGCTTTGATGCCATAGTACCAACACTGCCACGAATAAGAGTCAAGTTCCCAAATCTGTCG CATATGATCTTCTTGGAAACCAACATCAGCCGTCTGCCGCAGCTGGCAGCCCTGGCTCAGGTGAGGCGCCTAGACCAGCTGACCATACACCCAGATGGCAACCCAGTGGTCAGTTTGACTCTTTGGCGCTCCTTTGTCATCTATCGTCTTCACCACTTCAACCTGCAGAGAATCAATGGCCTGGAG GTGACCATGAACGATGTGATCGCTGCAGAACGTGTGTTTGGAACACTGGGCCATATAGCAGCCACCGAAACTCCACGTTGCCGGCTCCTTCTGCTGCTTGAGGAGTCCAG GAAGCGGCAGTTGCAGTTCCTGTTGGAGGGCCGTGGCCGGCGGGCAGGACTCAGTCCAGAGGAGCTGCGTGATAATGGGAAACTCCTAGGAGAAGGCCTGAGCAGAGCATTGTTTAACTATCCAAGCAGAGACTGCAGTGCAGAGAGCCCTGAG GAGGGCAGTGTGGAGTCGTCAGAGCGTGCTACTATGGTAGAGCAGTACCTACAGGAGTTGGTCCAAAGTGCATCAGACACCAACCTGAAGGGCGAGGCTTTACACAAGCTCTGGCCTTCCATGTTTGCAGAGATGGTGAGAGACTGTGTCTTGGAGATGAGGGACCGAGCGGCCTTCCGCCAAGCCAGCCTGGCAAAGCTCTCTGAGACCAAGTGA
- the lrrc49 gene encoding leucine-rich repeat-containing protein 49 isoform X3 yields MTEVDHLPLLQRLFLSCNNITSFDQLACLGESCSLSELTLDGNPVALETWYKQAVLRCVLHLRQLDMKRITDEDRRMAGVQARKEEEKKKESHKQTIHKEKRRLAIRNAAQQWEGVRACLELPSTNGAKEEVSPENSPAHSPAQTNGLTQEPSPDEPRRVSPGSGPERPSGGTEIRLQTNSRPNSPRDPKLVEAGSGSVQSLSLSDSHLAELDGDTLRLFGLGALEALERGWGVQTAGAVTVITFRYISFDAIVPTLPRIRVKFPNLSHMIFLETNISRLPQLAALAQVRRLDQLTIHPDGNPVVSLTLWRSFVIYRLHHFNLQRINGLEVTMNDVIAAERVFGTLGHIAATETPRCRLLLLLEESRKRQLQFLLEGRGRRAGLSPEELRDNGKLLGEGLSRALFNYPSRDCSAESPEEGSVESSERATMVEQYLQELVQSASDTNLKGEALHKLWPSMFAEMVRDCVLEMRDRAAFRQASLAKLSETK; encoded by the exons ATG ACTGAGGTGGACCATCTGCCCTTGTTGCAGCGCCTCTTTCTCAGCTGCAACAACATCACCAG TTTTGACCAGCTAGCCTGCCTTGGAGAGTCGTGCTCCCTTTCTGAGCTCACGCTGGATGGGAATCCTGTAGCCCTGGAGACATGGTACAAGCAGGCCGTCCTGCGCTGTGTGCTTCATCTCAGACAGCTGGACATGAAGCGCATCACA GACGAGGATCGGCGCATGGCAGGTGTACAGGCTCgaaaagaggaggaaaagaagaaggagaGTCACAAGCAGACCATTCATAAG GAGAAGCGGCGTCTAGCAATCCGTAATGCTGCACAGCAGTGGGAGGGTGTCAGGGCCTGCCTGGAGCTCCCATCCACAAATGGCGCTAAAGAAGAAGTCAGTCCAGAGAACAGCCCTGCTCACAGCCCCGCCCAGACCAATGGCCTTACACAGGAACCTTCCCCTGATGAACCAAG GCGGGTAAGCCCAGGTTCAGGACCAGAGCGGCCGTCAGGGGGAACAGAAATCAGACTCCAGACCAACAGCCGTCCAAACAGCCCACGAGACCCCAA GCTTGTGGAGGCAGGGAGTGGCAGTGTTCAAAGCTTGTCCTTGTCTGACAGTCACCTGGCAGAGCTGGATGGAGACACCCTGCGTTTATTTGGACTTGGAGCCCTGGAGgccctggagaggggctggggTGTTCAGACTGCTGGTGCTGTCACTGTAATAACCTTCCGCTACATCAGCTTTGATGCCATAGTACCAACACTGCCACGAATAAGAGTCAAGTTCCCAAATCTGTCG CATATGATCTTCTTGGAAACCAACATCAGCCGTCTGCCGCAGCTGGCAGCCCTGGCTCAGGTGAGGCGCCTAGACCAGCTGACCATACACCCAGATGGCAACCCAGTGGTCAGTTTGACTCTTTGGCGCTCCTTTGTCATCTATCGTCTTCACCACTTCAACCTGCAGAGAATCAATGGCCTGGAG GTGACCATGAACGATGTGATCGCTGCAGAACGTGTGTTTGGAACACTGGGCCATATAGCAGCCACCGAAACTCCACGTTGCCGGCTCCTTCTGCTGCTTGAGGAGTCCAG GAAGCGGCAGTTGCAGTTCCTGTTGGAGGGCCGTGGCCGGCGGGCAGGACTCAGTCCAGAGGAGCTGCGTGATAATGGGAAACTCCTAGGAGAAGGCCTGAGCAGAGCATTGTTTAACTATCCAAGCAGAGACTGCAGTGCAGAGAGCCCTGAG GAGGGCAGTGTGGAGTCGTCAGAGCGTGCTACTATGGTAGAGCAGTACCTACAGGAGTTGGTCCAAAGTGCATCAGACACCAACCTGAAGGGCGAGGCTTTACACAAGCTCTGGCCTTCCATGTTTGCAGAGATGGTGAGAGACTGTGTCTTGGAGATGAGGGACCGAGCGGCCTTCCGCCAAGCCAGCCTGGCAAAGCTCTCTGAGACCAAGTGA